The proteins below are encoded in one region of Dama dama isolate Ldn47 chromosome 21, ASM3311817v1, whole genome shotgun sequence:
- the DSCC1 gene encoding sister chromatid cohesion protein DCC1, with amino-acid sequence MERTRAEVDATLQTAKLDAAELLPAAHCLRFGPAATGDVCLLELEPALCAQLRAGRSLVIRGDKDEQAVLCSEDKTYDLKVADTSNMLLFIPGCKIPEQLKMEETHCNIIHTEIFGFTNNYWELRRCRPKLKKLKKLLMENTYEGPDSEKEKDSSHLKYATEDLLDQIQASEEEIMTQLRVLNACEIGGYWRILEFDYEMKLLNHITQLVDSESWSFSKVPLNTCLQELGPLEPEEMIEHCLKCYGKRYTEEGEVYFELSADKICRATAQMLLQNAVKFNLVEFHEVWQQSVPEGMTTRLDQLKGLALVDRQSRPEVIFLLKAEDLPEGDQERFNSLFSLREKWTEEDIAPYIQDLCGEKLTIGALLTKYARSSMQNGVKVYNSRRPIS; translated from the exons ATGGAGAGGACCCGCGCCGAGGTGGACGCGACGCTGCAGACCGCCAAGCTGGACGCGGCCGAGCTGCTGCCCGCCGCGCACTGTCTGCGCTTCGGGCCCGCGGCCACCGGCGACGTATGCCTGCTGGAGCTGGAGCCCGCGCTGTGCGCGCAGCTGCGCGCCGGGCGCAG TCTGGTGATTCGTGGTGATAAGGATGAGCAGGCTGTTCTGTGCAGTGAAGACAAAACGTACGATTTGAAAGTAGCAGACACTTCCAATATGTTGCTTTTTATTCCTGGTTGTAAAATTCCAGAGCAGCTGAAGATGGAAGAAACACACTGTAACATTATTCACACTGAG ATCTTTGGTTTTACTAACAATTACTGGGAATTAAGAAGATGTAGACCTAAACTAAAGAAGTTAAAGAAACTTTTGATGGAAAATACCTATGAAGGACCtgacagtgaaaaagaaaaggattccAGTCACTTAAAA tatGCGACTGAAGATTTGCTTGATCAAATTCAGGCAAGTGAGGAAGAAATAATGACTCAGTTACGAGTTCTCAATGCCTGTGAAATTGGAG GTTATTGGAGGATTCTCGAATTTGATTATGAGATGAAACTTCTGAATCATATAACTCAGCTTGTGGATTCCGAATCTTGGTCTTTTAGCAAAGTTCCTTTGAATACATGCCTTCAGGAACTTGGACCATTGGAGCCAGA ggaAATGATTGAACACTGTCTTAAATGTTATGGAAAGAGATACACAGAGGAAG GTGAAGTTTATTTTGAACTGAGTGCAGATAAGATATGCAGAGCTACAGCACAGATGCTACTTCAGAACGCAGTGAAATTCAATCTCGTCGAGTTTCACGAAGTATGGCAACAGAGTGTTCCCGAAGGAATGACAACCAGGCTGGATCAGCTGAAG GGTTTGGCCTTGGTGGATAGACAGTCAAGACCGGAAGTCATATTTCTGTTGAAAGCAGAAGACTTACCTGAGGGGGATCAGGAACGTTTCAATAGTCTGTTCTCTTTGAGAGAGAAGTGGACAGAAGAAGATATTGCTCCATATATTCA AGATTTGTGTGGAGAGAAGCTAACCATTGGTGCACTACTCACAAAATATGCTCGATCTTCAATGCAAAATGGTGTCAAAGTTTATAACTCAAGAAGACCcatttcttaa